The Rhea pennata isolate bPtePen1 unplaced genomic scaffold, bPtePen1.pri scaffold_44, whole genome shotgun sequence sequence attccacagattcatcccgtatttctgcctctcctcatgtTACCTCTGACGACTTCTCTGAATTCCGGATCAGTTGCGGCCTTATTCACACGGTTTGAGGTACCAAGCCACAGGTCGGATTTTCCCctaactgcagcctgttcccttcacagccacatgcacatacacacagggcCCTCCAGCCTGACAGCACCGCGCAGAGAGCGCACCTGAACCCTTGGAGGAGCCGAGACGCACCTGCGTTCCCCACGCGCACTGcccccagcagagaagcccatggaggtgggtgCCATCTGCTCTCACTGAGCAGCCCACAACTGACGGGACACGCGGAGTGACGGGGCTTGCTCTTATCAtgctgagagaggccatcaCACTGCCGCCTGCTGCCAAAGCCCCCGCCCTGCCCACTGTGAAGACACTGTCAGcttggggaagctgcagggtcaggagaggcccccgtcctctcctccagctcatcgcctctccaccctgccttgaaaagagcagggtccagagctgccagggacagggggtgttgctgaattctgctgcctttggctggaTGGCAGCGCTGAGGGGctctctctctgcccaaagaaataacattgctcCCTGACAGAGAACTCACGTGTCTGGGCCTGAACCTTCAACcagacagctcaggaagcaccctgaaagctgtggaaaagcgCAAAGATCCAGGAAGGCTTGCCAAAGGTgtccaagccctggcaccatgtcctttcccaaaggaacactggtcctgtggtcagggcgtcctctctgtgcagctcagggcacccttgtgatggcacctctgagcttctggggctgctctgctctccgtgcagctccccaggggcagagtcctgcccagcttagctcacccccaggctgctgatgagcctgtgtgcaagacacagcaggagctccGCTCACGCATGCTACTCTCACGGGGGCTGGGATGTTTTGGGgctagcagcagcccagggtgctcagttccaaaggtgccttctgtctttcccatactCCCACTGGGCTCACTGAGCTGACAGCGAGGCTGTGCATCTAtggccagtgctctgtgggcaccaagaggctgcaggggtctctggaaacactcaggcacctcgctgcctcttcctcagtgcccaccggcagctctgagctgcaccTGGCAATGTCCCGCAGGCTAGGCTAGGCAAGGAAGGGGTGATGGAGAGTGGGCTTTGGGGAAGTGCTGAGTCCCAAAcagcacagcaatgcttttgaagaggagaagcagaaagggctgCGCTGAGGCTGGGTACCCAAGAATGGCAAGGCTGCCCGTCGTCCCCAGGCACAGTATGTTGGTTCCCCAGgtacctggctgctcccagttcaTCAAGGAAGAATTGCTCTGAGGCATGACTGAATGCACGTGCCCACAGCCTCCTGTGTTCGGCTGATGAAAGTGGTATTGGTGCAAAcaggcctctcctctttctgaggaaggaggcagagagcttctgcacatcctaggcagttcctgagcctgaacattttgcaatgcctttccttgctctcttccttagtTGGCAGGAGCTTGACCCACAACACCTCCCTTTTTGAGGGCACCCAGGCCTTCCAGGTTATTAGCCCACCAGCGCccacattcttttgtctcagccCCAAAGGTGCCTCCTCTGAGTTTCGGTGTGTGCCAATGGTTCTTCTGCACCTCCGCCTGCACCCTAGTCCAGCCCCCACTTCACCCTCAcagtcttcctgacaaagggaatgatcttggcctctctttcttcagcagagcacagcagcagcagttgaggTACCTGCCATGGATGGTAgttcctcatcctcagctctccccagccctctgcagcacaccacaccaacaccagcagctccagatgcTACATGTCCCATCTGTCTGGACACCTTAGACGACATTGCCTACGTGAAACCCTGCTtccacaagttctgctttggttgtgtgCTCCGCTGGTCGAAAACAAAGGCCGAATGCcccctctgcaagcaggttttccagtctattctgcacacagtgctggcagaagatgaCTACCAGGAGTATGTCGTGAGGCCTCCCAAAGATAGCTCTGGTGCCAGGCGGCCGCGACAGAGAGCTCCTCGGCGCCCTGCCACCAGGAGGCACCGTCGCCCTGCAGCTCACCCGCAGCAGCAGTCCCCTGCTCCTCAGATGCCATCCTCTGCCCAGGatggcagcagcctggaggggcctccaagccacagcaggcagaggcagagagccgGAGGGCTGCGGGAGCCAAGCCAGAGGCTGTCCCCGCACAGGCAGgccagtgctgagagcagacctcagagacatgtgccagcgacagaggaggagatgctgaacttccGCCGCACTCTGTACCGCACAGGGATGCGTGTGCAAAGGGTTCCCCATGGCGGCCACCCCCAAGACATCTCCGCAGAGTTCTTCTCCCGCAATCCGGACAGCATTCAGAGgttgctgccctggctccagcgcGAACTGAGAGTCCTCTTTGGAGTCCACCAGTCACTGATCACCATCACGGAGCTCATTGTCCTGACAAACCTCAGGAGGTATGACCTGGACAGTCAGGCCTTTGCTGACgacttagagctgctgctgctgagtcgcACCAGGCATTTCGTCCACGAGCTCATCAGCTTTGCCCAGTGCTCATGCACCATGGGGACCTACGACCGGCAGGCCATATATGATTGCCACTCTCACAGCCAGCACGAAGGAGGCCCCTCAGCATCATTaagcctggcagctgctgcgggtACAGCCACGactccagggccagcccagagtccatccccagctggcagccctggctataCAACGCTTCCTGTCACCTCGTATGCAGGCCCCCGTGACATTGCCACAGCCACACAATCTCACCAAGATCTACAGACAAACTCTGACAACAGGGCAgctcaagcaggaggagaagcccagagacAGTTGCCGGCTCCTGCCAACCCCCAGGACAGTGACTCCTTGTCAgacagctgtgtccttgtgggatATTGGAagccctcggcagagagaagccctgaATGCATTGTGCTCTCCTCAGACTCGGAGcactcagccccagcagaggaaggtgacacggggcagaaagagcagccactccacacatccagctgcagccacagcaaagccagggcgGGCAGCTCGCTAGTCTCTGCCATGCCAAACCAAACTAGCTGGAgccaccccagctgctgccctgctgcctccagggaggagagagagctccaGCAGGGGCACATGGAGGACACGGCTGCttgcgctgtgcagggctgcagccacgtcccctttgctgatggcagggacaggcagcGCTCACCCGGGAGGCCCCGGCTGCCcaccaagaggaaggcaagcagctctgaggcctgtGTCCAGCCCAGCAAGAGGCACGCATGGCCTCAGC is a genomic window containing:
- the LOC134154792 gene encoding E3 ubiquitin-protein ligase Topors-like — translated: TPAAPDATCPICLDTLDDIAYVKPCFHKFCFGCVLRWSKTKAECPLCKQVFQSILHTVLAEDDYQEYVVRPPKDSSGARRPRQRAPRRPATRRHRRPAAHPQQQSPAPQMPSSAQDGSSLEGPPSHSRQRQRAGGLREPSQRLSPHRQASAESRPQRHVPATEEEMLNFRRTLYRTGMRVQRVPHGGHPQDISAEFFSRNPDSIQRLLPWLQRELRVLFGVHQSLITITELIVLTNLRRYDLDSQAFADDLELLLLSRTRHFVHELISFAQCSCTMGTYDRQAIYDCHSHSQHEGGPSASLSLAAAAGTATTPGPAQSPSPAGSPGYTTLPVTSYAGPRDIATATQSHQDLQTNSDNRAAQAGGEAQRQLPAPANPQDSDSLSDSCVLVGYWKPSAERSPECIVLSSDSEHSAPAEEACIASPTSRTVKSKVLLRLLQSCMLLV